The Streptomyces sp. NBC_01255 genome window below encodes:
- a CDS encoding class I adenylate-forming enzyme family protein, translated as MTVALNDLLPASLRRSWAADGTCPDLDVYSLYRARRIADPHRTALVDAKGPLCYTALDRKARCLAEGLRGLGIGLGDVVAVQLPDRRDAVVVDLALAALGAVALPFPVGRGAAEAACLLRRAEAVAVVAATAHRGRTPAADLVALAPGGLPTVRHVIAAGPGTAPEGTIRLAALLRTDPTGFVPARPDPDSAARILVSSGSEAEPKMVAYSHNALAGGRGNFLASLMPDGAPPRALFLVPLASAFGSNGTAVTLARHGGTLVLLDHFTPEAALAAVRDHAPTHVLGVPTMVRMMLEALEHTDGPLPAPTALVVGGAPLDEVTAAAAAEAFGCPVVNLYGSADGVNCHTGLGRSVPPTARSGVVAGRPDPRVAEIRIADPDTHEPLPDGRIGEIVSRGPMTPLCYVASPDLDARYRTSEGWVRTGDLGLLDEEGVLHVVGRLKDVVIRGGANISPAEVERALVAHPGVRDVVCVGVPDPLMGERLAACLVTKGGRVPSLAELGTYLTGRGLDRHKHPEHLLVLPELPLTAAGKPDRTALRDRIAEERATTLVRA; from the coding sequence GTGACCGTCGCCCTGAACGATCTGCTCCCCGCCTCGCTCCGCCGCTCCTGGGCGGCGGACGGCACATGCCCCGACCTGGACGTCTACAGCCTGTACCGGGCGCGTCGGATCGCCGACCCGCACCGCACGGCGCTCGTCGACGCCAAGGGCCCGCTCTGCTACACCGCGCTCGACCGCAAGGCCCGATGTCTGGCCGAGGGCCTGCGCGGGCTCGGCATCGGCCTCGGGGACGTCGTCGCCGTCCAGCTCCCCGACCGGCGCGACGCCGTCGTCGTCGACCTGGCCCTCGCCGCGCTCGGAGCGGTGGCCCTGCCCTTCCCCGTCGGCCGCGGCGCCGCGGAGGCCGCCTGCCTGCTGCGCCGGGCCGAGGCCGTGGCGGTCGTCGCAGCCACGGCACACCGGGGCCGGACGCCCGCGGCCGACCTCGTCGCCCTCGCCCCGGGTGGCCTGCCGACCGTCCGGCACGTGATCGCCGCGGGCCCCGGCACCGCACCCGAGGGAACGATTAGGCTCGCGGCCCTCCTGCGTACGGACCCCACCGGATTCGTCCCGGCCCGCCCCGACCCCGACAGCGCGGCCCGCATCCTCGTCTCCTCCGGCTCGGAGGCGGAGCCGAAGATGGTCGCGTACTCGCACAACGCCCTGGCCGGTGGCCGGGGCAACTTCCTCGCCTCCCTCATGCCCGACGGAGCCCCGCCCCGCGCGCTCTTCCTCGTCCCCCTGGCCTCGGCCTTCGGCTCCAACGGCACGGCCGTCACCCTCGCCCGGCACGGCGGCACCCTCGTCCTCCTCGACCACTTCACACCCGAGGCCGCCCTCGCCGCCGTACGCGACCACGCCCCCACCCACGTCCTCGGCGTCCCCACCATGGTCCGGATGATGCTGGAGGCGCTGGAGCACACGGACGGCCCGCTGCCCGCGCCCACCGCGCTCGTCGTGGGCGGCGCCCCTCTCGACGAGGTCACCGCCGCGGCGGCCGCCGAGGCGTTCGGCTGCCCCGTCGTCAACCTGTACGGGTCGGCCGACGGCGTCAACTGCCACACCGGACTGGGCCGTTCCGTGCCGCCCACCGCCCGCTCCGGCGTCGTCGCGGGCCGGCCCGACCCCCGGGTGGCGGAGATCCGCATCGCCGACCCCGACACCCACGAGCCCCTGCCCGACGGGCGGATCGGCGAGATCGTCTCCCGTGGCCCCATGACCCCGCTCTGCTACGTGGCCTCCCCGGACCTCGACGCCCGCTACCGCACCTCCGAGGGCTGGGTCCGCACCGGCGACCTCGGCCTCCTCGACGAGGAGGGCGTCCTCCACGTCGTGGGCCGCCTCAAGGACGTGGTGATCCGCGGCGGCGCGAACATCAGCCCGGCCGAGGTCGAGCGCGCACTCGTCGCCCACCCGGGGGTGAGGGACGTGGTGTGCGTGGGCGTCCCCGACCCGCTGATGGGGGAGCGGCTCGCCGCCTGCCTGGTGACCAAGGGCGGGCGGGTGCCGAGCCTGGCCGAGCTGGGCACGTACCTGACCGGACGCGGGCTCGACCGGCACAAGCATCCCGAGCACCTGCTCGTCCTGCCCGAACTGCCGCTCACCGCCGCGGGGAAGCCGGACCGCACGGCCCTGCGGGACCGGATCGCGGAGGAGCGGGCCACCACCCTCGTCAGGGCGTGA
- a CDS encoding CoA transferase has translation MAPPSTTTSTTYTSVRRPLEALRFGIEGPPALTRVVADHLRRLGARASDGDAGEIVLGGGGFAPVTARTAWGELGSGIEDEATAQAATGVMAVHGRRHGAPRGLGVDYLATATGVLTVQGLLAALIGQARGGMGSRIPVSHVRTTADRAGLLAVSQYLAAAGADEQESVELAPGGPPFTSADGVLFELETLDPGAWAAFWRVLDAPAGPIRAGWRPFQFRYATACAPFPAELHDVTRHHTWERIRRAAGQSGAEVCRVRTLAERAGEAGEPAEGADADPWTLTPLRPGNAPVVMPPAPGRPLAGLTVLEAGRRIQAPLAAHLLGLLGARVIRVEPPGGDPLRGMPPACGGISARWLALNRGKEAVEIDIKASGDRRRLRELAAGADVFLHNWAPGKAAELRLDAEHLADANPSLVYAYTGGWAGRPADAPMGTDFMVQARTAVGDAVHPAGEPPAPSLMTLLDVLGGLHGAEAVLAGLLLRERTGHGVRVESSLLGAADTLLAPALGAAATGSDPRRPAGFRHPLPTADGWIAPSDTCAAAAAAYDLSGMCTEDALDQLRSHGLTATGVTTDLTGLSHDPRLSGSISRDAHGAPAVPDPWSLA, from the coding sequence ATGGCGCCCCCATCGACCACGACCTCCACCACGTATACGTCGGTACGCCGCCCGCTCGAAGCGCTGCGCTTCGGCATCGAGGGGCCGCCGGCCCTGACCCGGGTCGTGGCCGACCACCTGCGGCGGCTCGGCGCGCGGGCGAGTGACGGGGACGCCGGGGAGATCGTCCTCGGCGGCGGCGGTTTCGCGCCCGTCACGGCCCGCACCGCCTGGGGCGAGCTCGGCTCCGGCATCGAGGACGAGGCCACCGCCCAGGCCGCCACCGGCGTGATGGCCGTGCACGGCCGCCGTCACGGGGCCCCACGCGGCCTCGGCGTCGACTACCTCGCGACCGCCACCGGCGTGCTCACGGTCCAGGGCCTGCTCGCCGCCCTCATCGGCCAGGCGCGGGGCGGTATGGGGAGCCGCATCCCGGTGTCGCACGTGCGTACGACGGCCGACCGCGCGGGCCTGCTCGCCGTGTCCCAGTACCTGGCCGCCGCCGGGGCCGACGAGCAGGAGTCGGTCGAACTCGCCCCGGGCGGACCGCCGTTCACCTCAGCCGACGGTGTCCTCTTCGAGCTGGAGACGCTCGACCCGGGTGCGTGGGCGGCGTTCTGGCGTGTCCTGGACGCGCCCGCCGGGCCGATACGGGCGGGCTGGCGCCCCTTCCAGTTCCGGTACGCCACCGCCTGCGCCCCCTTCCCCGCCGAGCTGCACGACGTGACCCGGCACCACACGTGGGAGCGGATCCGGCGGGCGGCCGGGCAGTCCGGGGCCGAGGTGTGCCGCGTACGCACGCTCGCCGAGCGGGCAGGGGAGGCGGGGGAGCCCGCGGAGGGCGCCGACGCCGACCCGTGGACCCTGACCCCGCTGCGGCCGGGGAACGCCCCCGTCGTCATGCCTCCCGCGCCGGGCCGGCCGCTGGCCGGGCTGACCGTCCTCGAAGCGGGCCGCCGCATCCAAGCACCGCTCGCCGCCCATCTGTTGGGGCTCCTCGGGGCGCGCGTCATCCGCGTCGAACCGCCGGGCGGCGACCCGCTGCGCGGGATGCCGCCCGCCTGCGGCGGGATCTCCGCCCGCTGGCTCGCGCTCAACCGGGGCAAGGAAGCCGTCGAGATCGACATCAAGGCGTCCGGCGACCGGCGCCGCCTGCGCGAACTCGCCGCCGGGGCCGACGTGTTCCTGCACAACTGGGCTCCCGGCAAGGCCGCCGAGCTGCGGCTCGACGCCGAGCACCTCGCCGACGCCAACCCGTCCCTCGTGTACGCGTACACCGGCGGCTGGGCCGGCCGGCCGGCCGACGCCCCCATGGGCACCGACTTCATGGTGCAGGCCCGTACGGCCGTGGGGGACGCGGTCCACCCGGCCGGCGAGCCTCCCGCGCCGTCCCTCATGACGCTGCTCGACGTCCTGGGCGGTCTGCACGGCGCCGAGGCGGTGCTCGCCGGCCTCCTTCTGCGCGAGCGCACCGGCCACGGCGTACGGGTGGAGTCGTCCCTGCTCGGCGCCGCCGACACCCTCCTCGCCCCCGCCCTGGGCGCGGCCGCCACCGGATCCGACCCCCGGCGCCCCGCCGGCTTCCGGCACCCGCTGCCGACCGCCGACGGCTGGATCGCCCCGAGCGACACCTGCGCGGCGGCCGCCGCCGCGTACGACCTGAGCGGGATGTGCACGGAGGACGCCCTCGACCAGCTGCGTTCCCACGGACTGACGGCCACCGGGGTCACCACCGATCTGACCGGCCTCTCCCACGACCCGCGCCTCTCCGGCTCGATCAGCCGGGACGCGCACGGTGCACCAGCCGTTCCCGACCCCTGGAGCCTCGCGTGA
- a CDS encoding acyl-CoA dehydrogenase family protein: MTDHDVADVEPLRERVTAFVRDRVFPCESGLDAGGPVAGDLRRRLRAEAREAGLWALPLPYELGGGGIPLLDYASLAEAEGASDHGPAALGSAPLLDVTMLSRHGSGRVRADCLPGLVSGDLRTCYAMTEPDTPGTEPALTATRAEPRPGGGWRVTGRKWFVSQAGDAALVTVLARTSGAAGDRDGLSLFLVPTTSPGFRVVRELPVLGSAGQYEIAFDHVDVDEDQLVGEAGRALAVAGERLQLGRTLRALRWVGQAQRAFDLLCGRAVARQGARGRLADRQLVQQHVFEALLALRTTRPLVHEALALVAEGCDAHVEVGLAKTAAARTLQDVADRAVQVFGAAGLGPDTPLPALFRTGRTARILDGPDELHVSSVARRVLRSREGSAVTPA, translated from the coding sequence GTGACGGATCATGACGTAGCGGATGTCGAGCCGCTGCGGGAGCGGGTGACCGCCTTCGTCCGCGACCGGGTGTTCCCGTGCGAGTCCGGGCTCGACGCCGGCGGGCCGGTCGCCGGCGACCTGCGGCGGCGCCTGCGGGCGGAGGCTCGCGAGGCCGGCCTGTGGGCACTGCCACTCCCGTACGAACTGGGCGGTGGTGGCATCCCGTTGCTCGACTACGCCTCGCTCGCCGAGGCCGAAGGAGCGAGCGACCACGGCCCCGCCGCCCTGGGGTCCGCGCCGCTGCTCGACGTGACGATGCTGTCCCGGCACGGTTCCGGCCGGGTGCGCGCGGACTGCCTCCCCGGCCTGGTCTCCGGTGACCTCCGCACCTGTTACGCGATGACGGAGCCGGACACACCCGGCACCGAGCCGGCGCTCACCGCGACGCGGGCGGAGCCGCGGCCGGGTGGCGGCTGGCGCGTCACGGGGCGCAAGTGGTTCGTGTCGCAGGCCGGCGACGCCGCCCTCGTCACCGTCCTCGCCCGCACGAGCGGAGCGGCCGGGGACCGCGACGGCCTGTCCCTGTTCCTCGTGCCCACCACCTCCCCCGGCTTCCGGGTCGTGCGCGAGCTGCCCGTGCTCGGCTCGGCCGGACAGTACGAGATCGCGTTCGACCACGTCGACGTCGACGAGGACCAGCTCGTCGGCGAGGCCGGCCGGGCCCTGGCCGTCGCGGGCGAACGCCTCCAACTGGGGCGCACGCTGCGGGCGTTGCGCTGGGTCGGTCAGGCCCAGCGGGCCTTCGACCTGCTGTGCGGGCGGGCCGTCGCACGGCAGGGCGCCCGGGGGCGGCTCGCGGACCGGCAGCTCGTCCAGCAGCACGTCTTCGAGGCGCTCCTGGCCCTGCGGACCACGCGGCCGCTCGTGCACGAGGCGCTGGCCCTGGTCGCGGAAGGGTGTGACGCGCACGTGGAGGTGGGGCTCGCGAAGACGGCGGCGGCCCGCACGCTCCAGGACGTCGCCGACCGCGCCGTCCAGGTCTTCGGCGCCGCGGGGCTGGGTCCGGACACCCCGCTCCCCGCACTGTTCCGCACGGGGCGGACCGCCCGGATACTCGACGGTCCCGACGAGTTGCACGTCTCCTCCGTCGCCCGGCGCGTCCTGCGCAGCCGTGAGGGCTCTGCGGTCACACCCGCGTGA
- a CDS encoding sugar ABC transporter permease, with protein sequence MTGDGWAEDALHLLLQRVTVTAEQVGGRFPLYADPADGRWTTTGRGSWTGGFWAGLLWLRARHTGLPAHRSAAAAATAALAPWAEADTATRGLILWYGTALADGDAAAGALRDRAARAALEARDPVLDLIPWGAALGGPRLRARADGVPGLVPLLASAGPEGRAAAAAHLHRHLDLCLPREDTGRPTPAWRWDEVTGWAAEPDPAPGWTRGEAWVLLSVADAFSLAPATGVLPAATELLLARCEFLTGPLVPPADASCPDGPLDTSAAAITAVALLKLARVPGAPWASACAARARAVLHRLAHAHLTGPDGPRPPGMLVDGCYDAPGGTAVRHELVWGDFFLALGLAALLGRADLTRV encoded by the coding sequence ATGACCGGCGACGGCTGGGCCGAGGACGCCCTCCACCTCCTCCTCCAGCGGGTCACCGTGACCGCCGAGCAGGTGGGCGGTCGCTTCCCCCTGTACGCGGACCCGGCCGACGGCCGCTGGACCACCACCGGGCGGGGGTCGTGGACCGGGGGTTTCTGGGCAGGACTCCTCTGGCTGCGCGCCCGGCACACCGGCCTCCCCGCGCACCGCTCGGCGGCAGCTGCCGCCACCGCCGCGCTCGCCCCCTGGGCCGAGGCCGACACCGCGACCCGAGGGCTCATCCTCTGGTACGGCACAGCCCTGGCCGACGGGGACGCGGCGGCCGGCGCCCTGCGCGACCGCGCCGCGCGGGCCGCCCTCGAAGCCAGGGACCCGGTGCTCGACCTCATCCCGTGGGGCGCGGCGCTCGGCGGCCCCCGGCTGCGGGCGCGTGCGGACGGCGTGCCCGGCCTCGTCCCCCTGCTGGCGTCCGCCGGACCCGAGGGCCGGGCGGCGGCCGCCGCGCACCTGCACCGCCACCTCGACCTGTGCCTGCCCCGCGAGGACACCGGGAGACCCACCCCGGCCTGGCGCTGGGACGAGGTCACGGGCTGGGCCGCCGAGCCCGATCCGGCGCCCGGCTGGACCCGGGGCGAGGCATGGGTCCTCCTGTCCGTCGCGGACGCCTTCTCGCTCGCCCCGGCTACGGGTGTGCTGCCTGCGGCCACCGAACTGCTCCTCGCCCGCTGCGAGTTCCTCACCGGGCCGCTCGTCCCGCCCGCCGACGCCTCCTGCCCCGACGGCCCGCTGGACACCTCCGCCGCCGCCATCACGGCCGTCGCCCTGCTGAAGCTCGCCCGCGTCCCCGGGGCTCCGTGGGCGTCCGCGTGCGCGGCCCGCGCGCGGGCGGTCCTGCACCGGCTGGCACACGCCCATCTCACCGGGCCGGACGGTCCCCGCCCGCCCGGCATGCTCGTCGACGGCTGCTACGACGCCCCCGGCGGTACGGCCGTCCGGCACGAACTCGTGTGGGGCGACTTCTTCCTGGCCCTCGGCCTGGCCGCACTCCTCGGCCGCGCCGACCTCACGCGGGTGTGA
- a CDS encoding MFS transporter: protein MAFSMMQLFLIGALGPRLVDDLGVSATVLGLTTTVGFGTAAVLSPVGGRIVDRVGPRRALVTLLAVSAVALGLIGAAPGPALLLAAVALGGLPQALANPATNKAILAAVPASKRGAVTGAKQSGVQLGAFVAGLPLAAAAGLVGWRGAVALAAGAALLAAVWAWRTLPADAPPAPASMPRPDARTSPAPPAPPASSGRHVPWLAAFSLFLGAGIASVNTYLALFGARHLGLGPTVAGALVAVLGVAGIAGRVGWSRAATPGRAPWFPGLLAGGAVAAAVLLALAVRVELLVWVAAVAVGVFAVSGNAVSMVLVMQRSAPGRAGQDSALVAAGFFAGFAVGPPLFGLLAERGRYGQGWFLVAAEFAVAAAVALAWALRDRRTRTGASA from the coding sequence ATGGCCTTCTCGATGATGCAGCTCTTCCTCATCGGGGCGCTCGGCCCGCGCCTCGTCGACGACCTCGGCGTCTCGGCGACCGTCCTGGGCCTCACCACCACGGTCGGGTTCGGCACGGCCGCCGTCCTCTCGCCCGTCGGCGGCCGGATCGTGGACCGGGTCGGACCCCGGCGCGCGCTCGTGACGCTGCTCGCCGTCTCGGCCGTGGCCCTCGGGCTGATCGGCGCGGCCCCCGGGCCCGCCCTGCTCCTTGCGGCCGTCGCGCTCGGCGGCCTGCCCCAGGCGCTCGCCAACCCGGCGACCAACAAGGCCATCCTGGCCGCCGTCCCGGCCTCGAAGCGGGGCGCGGTGACCGGCGCCAAGCAGTCCGGCGTCCAGCTGGGTGCCTTCGTGGCCGGGCTGCCGCTCGCGGCCGCGGCCGGTCTCGTCGGCTGGCGGGGCGCGGTGGCGCTGGCCGCCGGGGCGGCGCTCCTCGCGGCGGTGTGGGCGTGGCGCACGCTCCCGGCCGACGCACCGCCCGCGCCGGCGTCGATGCCGAGGCCGGATGCTCGTACGTCGCCCGCGCCGCCCGCGCCGCCCGCGTCGTCCGGCCGGCACGTGCCCTGGCTCGCCGCCTTCTCGCTCTTCCTCGGCGCGGGCATCGCCTCCGTCAACACCTACCTCGCCCTCTTCGGCGCCCGGCACCTCGGCCTCGGCCCGACCGTGGCGGGCGCGCTCGTCGCCGTCCTCGGCGTCGCCGGGATCGCCGGCCGGGTCGGCTGGTCCCGGGCCGCCACACCGGGCCGGGCGCCGTGGTTCCCGGGCCTGCTCGCGGGCGGGGCCGTCGCCGCCGCCGTGCTCCTCGCCCTGGCCGTCCGCGTCGAACTCCTCGTCTGGGTGGCGGCCGTGGCGGTGGGCGTCTTCGCCGTCTCCGGCAACGCGGTCTCGATGGTCCTGGTGATGCAGCGCTCCGCGCCCGGCCGCGCCGGGCAGGACTCGGCGCTGGTCGCCGCCGGGTTCTTCGCCGGATTCGCCGTCGGGCCCCCGCTGTTCGGACTGCTCGCGGAGCGGGGCCGGTACGGCCAGGGGTGGTTCCTGGTCGCGGCGGAGTTCGCCGTCGCGGCGGCCGTCGCCCTCGCCTGGGCGCTGCGGGACCGCCGTACGAGAACAGGCGCCTCGGCATGA
- a CDS encoding sigma-70 family RNA polymerase sigma factor has translation MTAAHETLLDVSSTSPRSARSSAADAVTTRLALAARDGDPAKADLFVRALHRDVWRYVAYLSADRQAADDLTQEVFLRALAALPRFQGRSSARTWLLSIARRTVVDSLRHAAARPRLSDRDDWQAEAEHTQPRGLPGFEDGIALAELLAAIPAERKDAFVLTQLLGLPYAEAAEAIGCPVGTVRSRVARARASLIALLRGEEDAAPQTPPAGPTPPARRFPRAPALA, from the coding sequence ATGACCGCTGCCCACGAAACCCTCCTCGACGTATCGAGCACCTCACCCCGCTCCGCGCGCTCGTCGGCCGCCGACGCGGTGACGACCCGGCTCGCGCTGGCGGCCCGGGACGGCGATCCGGCCAAGGCCGACCTGTTCGTCCGTGCCCTGCACCGCGATGTCTGGCGCTATGTGGCCTACCTCAGCGCCGACCGCCAGGCGGCCGACGACCTCACCCAGGAGGTCTTCCTCCGCGCGCTCGCCGCGCTGCCCCGCTTCCAGGGGCGTTCGTCGGCCCGTACGTGGCTGCTGTCCATAGCCCGGCGGACCGTGGTCGACAGCCTGCGGCACGCGGCCGCCCGCCCCCGTCTCTCCGACCGCGACGACTGGCAGGCGGAGGCCGAACACACCCAGCCCCGGGGGCTTCCCGGCTTCGAGGACGGCATCGCGCTCGCGGAGCTCCTGGCGGCCATTCCGGCCGAGCGGAAGGACGCCTTCGTCCTCACCCAACTCCTGGGCCTGCCCTACGCCGAGGCCGCCGAGGCCATCGGCTGTCCGGTGGGCACGGTCCGCTCCCGCGTGGCCCGCGCCCGGGCCTCCCTGATCGCCCTCCTCCGCGGCGAGGAGGACGCGGCCCCGCAGACGCCCCCGGCCGGCCCCACCCCGCCGGCCAGGCGATTCCCCCGGGCGCCCGCCCTCGCCTGA
- a CDS encoding tellurite resistance TerB family protein: protein MALWDRIKESASTMQTQLEARKNDLKSGAFRDAGMAMCALVAAADGTIDPAERRRVAQLISTNEVLQNFDAADLQRRFDENLNKLTADFDFGRVSVLQEIAKAKKKPAEARAVIQIGIVIGGADGDFDKTEQAVVREACFTLGLPPHEFDL, encoded by the coding sequence ATGGCCCTGTGGGACCGCATCAAGGAATCCGCATCGACGATGCAGACCCAGCTGGAGGCGCGGAAGAACGACCTGAAGAGCGGCGCTTTCCGGGATGCCGGCATGGCGATGTGCGCGCTCGTGGCCGCCGCCGACGGGACGATCGATCCGGCGGAGCGCCGCCGGGTCGCGCAGCTCATCTCGACCAACGAGGTGCTGCAGAACTTCGACGCGGCCGACCTCCAGCGCCGGTTCGACGAGAACCTGAACAAGCTGACGGCCGACTTCGACTTCGGCAGGGTCAGCGTGCTCCAGGAGATCGCCAAGGCGAAGAAGAAGCCCGCCGAGGCCCGCGCCGTCATCCAGATAGGCATCGTCATCGGCGGCGCCGACGGCGACTTCGACAAGACCGAGCAGGCCGTCGTCCGCGAGGCGTGCTTCACCCTCGGACTGCCGCCGCACGAGTTCGACCTCTAG